The genomic window CCACTGGCAGATAAACTCCAATATATTGCCAAAGACTATCCTGAGTATGGCGGTCGGAAAAAATCATATTTCCATGGCTATGAAAGCCAGTTGGCAGAATGGTGTTCATCAGAATACAAAAACAAAAAAGCAGAAGCGATATTGAACTATATCCGCAAAGGCCAGGTAATTAAGGATCTTATTTCTGCGCATGTGTTGCACATAGATGAATCCCCAAAATTAATGGCATACTGGCCTGATGAAGAGGATAAAAATCCGCCCCTGATATTCAAAGTACTTCCAGCAATACCGAAAGACAAAAGGCAAAATAAAGACAAAGCCGAGATTGAACCTGGTGATGCTCTAGTTTGCTGGTCAGTTGAAAAAGAAGGGGAACCTGACAGCAATACCTGGAAAGATGAGAGGTTACAGCAAAGCTGGATTGACTACAATTCAAGGACTGGAGACATTCTGGACTTTTGTTTTATAACCGGTAATTCAAGCCCCATTGCAGTTAATCATCCGGCCAAACTCCGTCACACAGGTGATAAAGCCAAACTGATTTCTGCCAATGACTCTTCCGGGTTCACATTCCGGGGACGATTTACTGATCCGAATGGCAGACAGGCAACCAGTATCAGTTATGAAGTAACTCAAAAAGCCCATAATGCACTTCGCTGGCTGATTTCTCGCCAAGGCTTTCGGAACGGGGACCAAATTTTCGTATCCTGGGCAATTTCAGGAAAAAAAACTCCGGAACCACTTGAAAGTACTTGGGACCTTCTCAATACCGACCCGATCTTTCAGGAAGAAACTGAGGACAAAGAAAGTTCTGCTATGGATTATTCCATAGATGTAGGGGAATCTTTTTCAAATCTGCTTAATAAATACTTATCAGGTTACCGCACCCAATTAACCCCCAATGAACAAATTATCATCATGGGTCTTGATTCTGCCACCCCAGGACGAATGGGAATCATATACTATCGTGAATTGTTAGCCAGTGAGTTTCTTGAACGAGTGGAGAAATGGCATTATGAATTCGCCTGGCCCCAGCGTTTCACCGCCCCCGACCCGAAAAGCAAAAAAAAGGACGCAAAAAAGACGATTTGGCCGATTTCCAGTCCATCTCCCAGAAACATTGCAGAAGCCGCTTACGGCAATATTCTCAAAAGCAATGAGAAACTTAAAAAAGGTGTAATTGAACGCATATTGCCCTGCATTGTAGACAGGAAGCATTTCCCCTATGATATTGTTCTTTCTTCGGTTCGCAGAACCTGTAACCGGCATAATTGCGAAAAATGGGAATGGGAAAGAAATCTGGGAATCACCTGTGCCCTATATAAAGGATTTTATCTTCGGCACCCACAAAAAAATAAAAGGAGAGAATATAAAATGGCTTTGGAAGAAGAAAGAACCACCAGGGACTATCTTTATGGACGATTGCTGGCGATTGCAGAAAAAATTGAGGAAACAGCACTGTATGTGGGGGGAGAGGATCGGCCGACAACAGCGGCAAGGCTCATGCAACGCTTTGCAGACCGCCCGTTTTCGACCTGGCGTAACATTGAACTGGCACTTCAGCCTTATATGCAGAGGCTAAAATCCAATAGAGCCGGATTTTTAGTTAACAGGACAAGAGAACTTGATTCAATTTTTGATGCATTTTCCCCTAATGAATTCACCAGTGAAAAACCGTTATCCGGGGAGTTCCTTCTCGGCTATCACTGCCAGAAACAGGCATGGCAAAATAAATCAAATCAAACCCAAGAGAAAGAATAGAAAGGAACATAACCATGAGTCTTGAACATAAAATTGATTTTGCGGTAATTTTCAGCGTGAAAAATGCAAACCCCAACGGGGATCCGTTAAACGGTAACAGGCCAAGGGTTGACTATGAAGGCTTTGGAGAGATATCAGATGTCTGTTTAAAAAGGAAAATACGTAATCGGTTGCTGGCAGACGACCAATCCATATTTGTTCAATCCGATGACAATAAAAAAGACGATTCCACAAGTTTAAGAAACCGGGCGGAATCAAAAGAGTTTGGCCTTGGCAAAGATGCGTTCAACAGTAAAAAGACAAAGCCGGAAGAAACGGCAAAGCTTGCTTGTCAGAAATGGCTTGATGTAAGAAGTTTTGGACAGCTTTTCGCCTTCAGTGGGTCCAAGAGTGATGGCGTTTCAATAGCAATTCGCGGACCTGTTACCCTTCATTCCGCTTTCAGTGTGAACCCTGTCAGCATAACAAGCACCCAAATCACTAAAAGTGTGAGTGGCGAAGGAGACGGAACCAAGAAAAGTTCTGACACCATGGGAATGAAGCACAGGGTGGATAGAGCTGTTTATGTGACCTACGGTGCCATGAGCCCCCAACTCGCAGAGAGAACCGGATTCAATGATGCCGATGCCAAAACGATTAAAAATGTTTTACCCAGACTATTTGAAGGTGACGCATCTTCGGCACGCCCGGAAGGTAGCATGAGTGTTGAAAAGGTAATCTGGTGGAAACACAGCAATAAATCAGGTCAATATTCTTCTGCAAAAGTCCATAGAACTTTACAGACCTTGCAGATCAATTCCGATGGTTCTTTTGATGAAAAGGGACTAAAAAAGGCACTTGATGGTTTGACGCCTGAAATCATAAATGGATTTTAAATCGAGACCAACCTCATGGATTTTTTACAAAACCTGGATAAAGATCTCCAAAAAGCCCTTATAACCCAACTACGCAACCTGTGGACCCACACCTCCACAGCCATTGAGGGCAACACCCTGACCCTGGGGGAAACCGCTTTTGTTCTTGAAGAGGGGTTGACCGTTTCAGGCAAGCCCCTGAAAGACCATGAAGAGGTGGTGGGACATGCCAGGGCCATTGATCTGATTTATGATCTGCTGGCGCAGGGGACGCCTTTTAACGAGGAGGCGCTGTTCAACCTTCACAAAGCCGTTCAAACACATGTTGTGCTTGATGTATACAAACCTATGGGGGGCTGGAAAAAAGAGCCCAATTCAACGGTCGGGGTGGTTGATGAAAAACAGGTGGTTTTTGAATATGCGGCGCCCCGGGATGTTCCGCCGTTGATGAAACAGTGGGTTATGAAGTGGACCCAATGTCAAGACCGATTTTGACTTTTTTTAAGCTACATTTTTCTGAAATTCCTTGTCAGATCTGGCGGTGACGACCTCCTTCCTTACCAGATTTCTCTTGCTATTTCATAAAATCATGATACTTTGGCCGCCGCCAGTTCGGAGGATAGGGCAATGCTGGGAAGCAACCCGAGCGCCGTGACTGGTGACGAGAACATGGGGACAGTATGCACTCTGATGTATGCTGTCCTTTCCCCCATGTTTTTGTCCTTAATGCGTTAAATCCTCGCGCCTTAGCGCGAAATTAATACCCCGTAGGGTCCGCCGGAGGCATTTGGCCTTCATCCTTTAAACCGCATGGTAGATTGCCATTGGCACCTTATATCCCAGGGCCTGGTGGAGCCTTTCCTGATTGTAAAACCTTATAAATGCTTTCAACGATTGGTAGGCTTCATTCATTGTACGGTAATCCTTCAGATAGATTTCCTCGTATTTTATGGTTCGCCACAGTCGTTCTACAAAAACATTGTCAAGGGCCCTGCCTTTTGAATCCATGCTGATTTTGACATTTTTATCTTGCAGTATTTTCAAGTATTTCAGAGAAGTAAATTGACTTCCCTGATCTGTGTTAAAAATGCCAGGTGTCGAGAACCGTAATGCTTCCTCAAGGGCCTCAATGCAGAATGTGTTTTCCATTGTGTTACTGAGACGCCATGACAGGACATACCTGCTGAACCAATCCATTACGGCGGTTAAATACATAAATCCATTACCAATTCTGATATATGTGATGTCGGTGCTCCACACCTGATTCGGCTTATCAATTACGATATCTTTAAGCAAATAAGGGTAGATTTTATGGTTTTCATTTCTCCTTGTTGTCTTTGGTTTCGGGTAAATGGCTTCGATCCGCATCAGCCTCATCAGGCGTTGTACCCGCTTCCTGTTTACCAAATGCCCCTGGCTGTTCAGGTAGGCCGTGAGCCTCCGGCTTCCGTAAAAGGGAGTTTTGGTATGCTGCTCATCCAATAAATCCATAAGGGAGAGCGTATACGAATCCAATGTTTTGGGCTTGTAATACAAGGCCCCTTTTGAAACCTTGAGTAACTCACATTGCCTGTTAATACTGATTCCTGAGTGATTTCTATCTATTAGTTCCCTTCTATCAGAGATTGATTGTATCACCCTTTTTTTTTAACCAGTCATTCTCAACTTTGAGCTGACCTATTTGCTTATACAATTCGTCTATCAATTTTTGATTATCATTTTCGGTTTTCTTTTTTGCAGTTGAAAATACACCTGGTAATCCTTCTAAGGCTTCTTTCTTCCACCTTGTCAGCAAGGATCTGTGAACTTCATATTTAGATGATAACTCAGCTACTGTGTCCTGTTCTCGAATCATTTGAATTGCAATTTTAGCTTTGAACTTTCCGGTGTAGTTTTTCCTCATGAACCTCCTTTTTCGGTAAAAATTTGAACCGGGCTTTTAACACCTTATGTGTAGCTTAGCAACTGGTTCAAATTCTGGGGTCCATTATATTATGCTCTACCATGAACTTATGGCCGCTGCTGTGCCCGGGGATAAACAAAAGGCCTTGCAGGCATATGTTACGCTTCATGTTGCCTTTGTCCGCATCCACCCCTTTTTTGACGGGAACGGTAGAATGGCAAGGCTTGTTGCTAACCTGCCGGTGTTAAAGGCCGGCCTGCCGCCGGTTATTGTGCCCAGGGAACAGCGAAAAGCGTATATTGACGCCCTGTCTCACTACCATTTTGCCGTGGGGCAAATTGAAAAAGAGGGAGAACTGCTGCCGGAACCGGACGCCTTAAAGCCCTTTGCAGCTTTCTGTGAACAGGCCTGGCAAGCATCCATGGAACTTGTGGATGAAATTCATAAAAAGCAGCAGGTCCGCACCGGGAAAAATCAATGACCGTGTATCAAGAAAAGGAATATCTCTCCTTATCCGCACTCCAGCATATTCTTTTCTGTCCGCGTCAGTGCGCCCTGATCCATATTGAACAGCTATGGGAGGAAAATCTGTTCACGGCCCAGGGCAGGATCATGCACGAAAGGGTGGACAGAGGCGACCAGGCAGACAAGGGTAAAATCAGAATTGAATATGGGCTGCCCCTGAAATCCGCACGCCTGGGCATCACCGGCAAGGCCGATGTGGTTGAATTCCACCGGACGGATTCTTCCGTTCAAAAATGGGTTCCCTTCCCTGTGGAGTACAAACGCGGAAAACCCAAAAAAGATCTGTCCGATAAGGTCCAGCTCTGCGCCCAGGCCATGTGCCTTGAGGAGATGCTTAATATAGACATCCCCTCCGGCGCACTGTTTTATGGAAAAACACGGCGCCGCCTGGAAGTGGCGTTTGATGAAGAGTTACGGCAGAAGACCAAGGCGGCGGCAGAACAACTTCATGCCATGTTTGAATCGGGAATCACCCCACCGCCTGAGTATGCTAAAAAGTGTGACACCTGCTCATTTCTTTCACAGTGCATGCCAAAGGCCATAGAAAAAAAACGGACCGTTGCTGCCTGGTTAAACCGAATGGTCCGGAAAGATATTACCGAATGAAAAAACATCTGAACACATTGTTTGTCACCACCCAGGGTGCATATCTGGGCAAAGACGGGGAAACCGTTGCCGTTAAAATCGAACAAAAAACCGTGTTGCGGATTCCCATTCACACCCTTGACGGCATTGTCTGTTTCGGTTCCGTCGGTTGCAGTCCGTACCTGATGGGGTTCTGCGCGGAAAAAGATGTGACAATCAGTTTTTTGAGCGAATATGGAAAATTTCTGGCCATGGTCAAAGGCCCGGTTTCGGGCAATGTCCTGTTGCGCAGAAAGCAGTTCCGGATGGCCGACAAGCCGGATGTTTCGGCACAGGTGGCAGGTTTTGTCCTGACCGGAAAAATCGCAAATTGCAGGACTGTCATAGAACGCAGCCTGCGGGATCATTCGGAAAAAATGGACCGGGACGCCGTCAAAAAAGTATCCAGGCGGCTGTCAATGTACATTCAAAAAGAGCTGCAGAAAGACAACCTGGACAGTCTTCGGGGCATTGAAGGAGATGCCGCACACCAATATTTCAGCGTGTTTGATGAATTGATTTTTCAGCACCAGGAGGCGTTTGCCTTTTCAGGACGGAACCGAAGGCCGCCGACCGACAGGATAAATTGTCTGCTCTCTTTTGTTTATACGCTTCTGGTTCATGATGTCAGATCAGCTCTGGAGTCGGTGGGCCTGGACCCGGCAGTGGGGTTTCTTCACCGGGACCGTCCGGGCAGACCCGGCCTTGCCCTGGATATGATGGAAGAATTCAGACCCTTTCTTGCCGACAGGCTTGTATTGTCAATGATCAACAGGGGCCAGGTTAAGCCCGAAGGTTTTACCATAAAAGAGTCCGGTGCCGTTCATATGGATGATGAGACCCGGAAAACCGTACTGACGACATATCAGAAAAGAAAACAGGAAAGCCTGGTCCATCCGTTTTTAAATGAAAAAATCCAGATCGGAACCTTATTTTTCATCCAGGCGCTGCTTCTGGCAAGGTTTATCCGCGGGGATCTTGACGGCTACCCGCCGTTTATCTGGAAATAGGAAAAGGAGTTAAACGTGCTGGTATTGGTAAGCTATGACGTTTCCATAGAAGGAAAAGGCGCAAAGCGTTTACGCCGCGTTGCAAAAGCATGTCAAAACTACGGTCAAAGGGTTCAATACTCTGTGTTTGAGTGTGTGGTCGATCCGGCACAATGGACGGTCTTAAGGCAAAATTTGATTGATGAAATAAATCCTGACATAGACAGTTTAAGGTTTTATTTTCTCGGATCAAACTGGAAAAGGCGGGTTGAACATATCGGCGCCAAAAAGTCGATTGATTTTGATGCCCCCCTAATCCTGTAAAAATGCGAACCCTAAGTTCGAATTCTGCAAAACACCGAATCTGGTTCATATATGTGGATCTTGCAAGAATGTATATTTACAGGACCGCGTTCTCACAACCGTTTGAAATTATATCGTTTTTCCCATCAACTTTTCAAACTCATTTAAAAACAACATATTTTTGGAAGGATCGCTCTTTGACAATTTATTTTTGTTACATTATAGCAGGTTAACATAGTAACAGTCGCCCCCCATGCGGGGGCGTGGATTGAAACTCATAGTACCTAATCCAAGCATACCTAAAATTATGTCGCCCCCCATGCGGGGGCGTGGATTGAAACTTACAGTGCTTGTTGATGCTCCTGATGTATGTCGCCCCCCATGCGGGGGCGTGGATTGAAACCACATAAAGGACAAATTTCAGGCATGTTATCATGTCGCCCCCCATGCGGGGGCGTGGATTGAAACTGCTGTAAAAAACGAAAAAGAATTCAAAAAGCTTGGTCGCCCCCCATGCGGGGGCGTGGATTGAAACAAGAGTAGAGCACCACTCGACTTGTTTTACTATATGTCGCCCCCCATGCGGGGGCGTGGATTGAAACCCCTGTGTCTTTTGTTCATAATACAGAAGGGCTTAGTCGCCCCCCATGCGGGGGCGTGGATTGAAACTGTAACAATATATCATACAGATATACCGTCTACTGTCGCCCCCCATGCGGGGGCGTGGATTGAAACCGATAAGCACATTGTCTACATAAAACGTGTGATTCGTCGCCCCCCATGCGGGGGCGTGGATTGAAACAGTCGTATTGATAGGGTATCGACAAGAAACTTAGTCGCCCCCCATGCGGGGGCGTGGATTGAAACTCAGGTTATATACCGCACCACATTTCATGAGGATGTCGCCCCCCATGCGGGGGCGTGGATTGAAACTTCGGTCGGTGTCGGCGGTTTGCTATCATTTCTAAGTCGCCCCCCATGCGGGGGCGTGGATTGAAACTACCAGTGAACCAAATAAACCGTCGTCCATGGGTGGTCGCCCCCCATGCGGGGGCGTGGATTGAAACGTGTTAAACAACATGGACCACCGGTTACCTTTATGTCGCCCCCCATGCGGGGGCGTGGATTGAAACATCCGATCAACCGCCGCGCGCGGTAACCGAACGGTCGTCGCCCCCCATGCGGGGGCGTGGATTGAAACAACCCCTTTTTCCTCTTGACCTTGAACAACACGAAGTCGCCCCCCATGCGGGGGCGTGGATTGAAACAGAGTGTGTGGCACCAACCATTCTCCATAAAAACGTCGCCCCCCATGCGGGGGCGTGGATTGAAACAGGTGCAAGGGCTGTGCCAGTAGGTTTGGTTGAAGTCGCCCCCCATGCGGGGGCGTGGATTGAAACGTCATCTTGCATGTCGATAAATACGCCATACTTTGGTCGCCCCCCATGCGGGGGCGTGGATTGAAACCATTAACGCAAGCTGTAGAATCCGCACACGATCCAGTCGCCCCCCATGCGGGGGCGTGGATTGAAACACAACGGGCGGGCTTTAAACGATCAGGAAAATTTGGTCGCCCGCTTTTTGAAAGATGCCCACTGTCGACGACTTACGATTTTAAGATAGTATAGCTATTGGCAGCAAAAAAGCTGTATTTTCAAAAAAAGAACATATCGTATATGGATTAATCAAAGAAACCATATCTGTTGTTAAGGTTCAAGGATGAAGAAAAAATGTTCAAAATAATTGGAATTTCTAATGGTTTCCCTGATAGACATATCTCCCGGTTCAATGATACAGATAAAGTGAGTTTCTCTTCAGTTAATTTTTAGCTTTAAACAACGCCGATTAAAACGAATGAATGATTTGCCTATCACTATATTGGCACATTCTGCCTAATTAACTCGAACTGAATTACTGCGGCGCTTTTTAAAATACCTTGGTTTTGCAAACTTTTGGCACATTTAAGAAAGATCTAAATATCAAAGGAGAAACACAACATGTACCGAGTTTATGCCAGAATCGTATCCGGGATTATCTGTCTATCAGTGCTGACAGGGGCGGGATGTATTGCTGTTCCCTATCAGGAATTTAAAACCTACGACCAAGCGTTTACGGAAACCAAAACCGCCACTGAAAAGTTCCTTCTGGAGTATGACACGGAGTTGGAGGAACGGAACAAAGCCCAGGAAAAAACCAAATCAGCAGGAGACGGGACACCATTCCCTGCAACGGTGAACTTAGCGCCCGTGATGAATCCGTCAAAGGCCACGACGCCACTAACGGCCAGGTATGATGCCCTGAGTATAGTGTCGGATTTCAACACAGTACTCATCACCCTTGCAGAGGGGAAATCCTCTAAAGAAGTTCAAACGGTTGCTGATTCACTGATTTCCAGTCTAAATAAATTCGGTACCCTGATCGGGGAAACTGAATTGATACCCTATGCCGCACCAGTGGGAAAACTGGTGTCAACGCTGATCCAAAAACTGAACGAAGCCCAGAACAGGAAACAGTTCATCGCTGCTTTGACGGCAGGGGAACCTGTCGTTCAAGCCATTCTGGATCTGTTTGCTCAGGACGCCCAGGACATCTATAAAGTTAAAGCCTTAAAAGCCACCGGAAAATGTTCGGATTACCAGGATAAGGCAGCCGCGTTCAACCGCCAGATCAAATCGCTATCCAGGGATTACAAAATACCGTCAGACAACAAAACGATTACCCGAATCAAAAAAGTTGAAGCAGAGATGCAGAAGATATACACCCGCACTGGTCTAAAAAATAAAGCCGTCCTTGATCCCCAGGGGAAAAAACCATTTGGCGACTTGGTGTTCAGCCAGTTTGAACAGACCCTTGTCCAAGCCGGAGATGCCGCGACGGGATATGAGACCGTGATAAAAGAGCAGCAGGCCTTTTATGAACTGAGCATTTCCTATGGCCGTTTATTGGGAAAAACCAAGACCGCCCTGACCACAGTCAGGCTTGCCTTGGATAAACCTGCGGACATTCATCAGCAGGCTACGGACTTGATTGCCTTTGTATTTGAGGTCAAGCGGGACTGGAACGCTCTGGAAAAAGCTCGACAATCAGGATCGGGCCAATAAATATGAACTAATTAACTATATATGGAGGCAGCATGGAATTTCAGGATGAATTTAACCGGCTTCAGCAGATTATCACTTCGGATAATCATGATATTGACGATGCCCAGCGTGATCTCGCCAGAACGGCAAAGAACAAATTAATAAACGATGCTGTTGAAACGGTTCTTGACAGTATGGACAAGCGATCTCGGGCCTATAAGTATTTAATTACCAAACTTAAGGCCATCGTGGATGGTATCAAGGCCAACCAGCTGGCCACGGCCTTGGAGAATCTGGATAAATGGGTGACAGAAGTCAATGAGGCAGCAGATGGTGGATAGGATAAAACAGACGACCCACCAAATCGATATATTGATACCGGCACTATAAACAAAATTATTGAAAAGGTTATTTTACTAATGAAAAAAAATAATTTATTTCCAATTATATTTTTTATCGTATTCATCATGGTGGGTTGTACGGCAAGCTTAGAAAGCTATAATAGAGAATCTTGTAAAAGCATTCCGGATGATAAATTATTTAATGTGCTACAAAATAATTGTGTGAGTTGTCACAAAAAAGATTTTCAAACCAAATTGGATATTTGTAGTAGAAAAACGATCATTATTGATGCCGTAAAAAATGGCAGAATGCCCAAGTATGGTTCGATTTCGGAAAATGACAAGAATACTATTATTGAATGGCCTACTGACAAAAACGAATAACGAGATAATCAGTTTGCTTTAACAAAATCTTGTCAGCAAAAGCCCTTACAGGCGGCTATTCAAAACGGTGTTCAACTGAACGGCACCCAAGGATGTGCCGTCACTTATGGAACAATGGTTTTCGCTGTACCATGAGCCTATGGCAGTTGCTGTGCCAGGGAACTATGTTGCGCTTCATGTCTCTTTTGTCCCTATCCATCCTTTAAGAAATCATTCAAACATTTTTCCGTTGCCCAAACGGGCGTTGTACCAGATCCACAAAAACATATCTTATGTCTTTGTGTAAACATATTTTATTATCAATATTGTTGACAATCAAATTGTTGCCATGCTTGCCCTGCTCAGCGCTTTTCCGCCGCTGTCGACGGATCTATATTTGCCCGCCCTTCCCCACGTGGCCGAGGCCCTGCATACCAATCAAACCCTGGCCAATTTAACCCTGAGTTTGTTTCTGGTATTCTTTGCACTGGGCATATTGATCTGGGGCCCTGTCAGCGAAAAGTACGGAAGAAAGCCGATTCTTTTGACCGGACTTGTCCTTTACACCCTGGGCAGTGCCGGATGTGCACTTTCCACCAATGCAGCCATGCTCATTGTCAGCAGGATCGTCCAGGGATTTGGCGGCGGTGCCGCCGAAGCGGTTGCCACGGCAATGGTCAAGGATATGTATTCGGGCCGCAAACGCGAATCGGTGCTGGCCTTTGTCATGGCCATGGTGGTGGTGGCGCCTGTGGCCGGGGCCATGATTTTAAAAGTCACGACCTGGGATATCATTTTCTGGCTTTTGACAGGGATTGGCGTATTGTCCTTTTTACTGTCCTTGCGTCTGGATGAGACCCTTGAACAACGGTATTCCGGTTCTCTTGTCCATTCCCTGGGGCGCCTTGGCGTAGTAATTAAAAATCCGGGATTTTCGGCACTGCTGATGGTATTTTCGCTTATTCCGTTACCGTTATTGGCCTTTATTGGTGTCTCCGCTTTTATTTATATCACCGGCACCTTGCTTATATTGGCCGGCAGTGACGCCCCGGTTTTGTTTGCTCTTGGTATGCTCACCGCGACGGTTGCGGTCAGCATGCTGCGCCCGCCTACGGCGAATCTTCTTTTGTCCCAGCAGGACAAAGACACAGGTTCTGCAGCCTCTTTGATCAATTTCACGGCACTGTTCATAGGCAGTTTAGGTATGTTTCTGATCTCGTTTGAAAAGGTAAGTGGCCTGATCTCCTGCCTGGGCCTCATGCAGATCGTCGTGGGGATTGTTTGCGGTGGCCTCTGGCTGATACTCCGACATCGGCCTATAATCCGTCAGCCCGGATAATCAGACCGGACAATTGGGTTTATGACTTTTACTTAACGTTGAAGAGACAGGACCGCTCGGGTGCCTGTTGCACGGGATCTGTTTTTCACCGTCACGGTGCCGCCGTGAAGCTGGGCAATCTCCATGACAAAATTCAGACCTAATCCCGTGCTCTTTTTATGGGTATCCGGGCGCTGGGTTGAAAAAAACCGATTGAAAATTTTATCTGCGGCAAAGTCCGGAATACCTGGGCCCTGGTCCATGACGGCGATCTGAACGAATTTCCCTTCAACTTTTAATGCAATATGGACCCTTCCCCCCAACGGGCTAAACTCAATCGCGTTTTGCAGCAGATTTATCACCGCCTGGCTGATGAGAAAGGCGTCACCCATGAAATCACAGCCCCCTTCAAAATCTGTGCTTATTCTGATTTCCCGTTTTTTGATGTCCTGTTCAAAT from uncultured Desulfobacter sp. includes these protein-coding regions:
- a CDS encoding Fic family protein, which codes for MLYHELMAAAVPGDKQKALQAYVTLHVAFVRIHPFFDGNGRMARLVANLPVLKAGLPPVIVPREQRKAYIDALSHYHFAVGQIEKEGELLPEPDALKPFAAFCEQAWQASMELVDEIHKKQQVRTGKNQ
- the cas8c gene encoding type I-C CRISPR-associated protein Cas8c/Csd1, translated to MSWMAKLYDTYETGMSLDLPDENKLMPISHTLQNAHINIVIDINGCFKRAAVLEKTQVVLPATEKSAGRSSGEAPHPLADKLQYIAKDYPEYGGRKKSYFHGYESQLAEWCSSEYKNKKAEAILNYIRKGQVIKDLISAHVLHIDESPKLMAYWPDEEDKNPPLIFKVLPAIPKDKRQNKDKAEIEPGDALVCWSVEKEGEPDSNTWKDERLQQSWIDYNSRTGDILDFCFITGNSSPIAVNHPAKLRHTGDKAKLISANDSSGFTFRGRFTDPNGRQATSISYEVTQKAHNALRWLISRQGFRNGDQIFVSWAISGKKTPEPLESTWDLLNTDPIFQEETEDKESSAMDYSIDVGESFSNLLNKYLSGYRTQLTPNEQIIIMGLDSATPGRMGIIYYRELLASEFLERVEKWHYEFAWPQRFTAPDPKSKKKDAKKTIWPISSPSPRNIAEAAYGNILKSNEKLKKGVIERILPCIVDRKHFPYDIVLSSVRRTCNRHNCEKWEWERNLGITCALYKGFYLRHPQKNKRREYKMALEEERTTRDYLYGRLLAIAEKIEETALYVGGEDRPTTAARLMQRFADRPFSTWRNIELALQPYMQRLKSNRAGFLVNRTRELDSIFDAFSPNEFTSEKPLSGEFLLGYHCQKQAWQNKSNQTQEKE
- a CDS encoding MFS transporter is translated as MLALLSAFPPLSTDLYLPALPHVAEALHTNQTLANLTLSLFLVFFALGILIWGPVSEKYGRKPILLTGLVLYTLGSAGCALSTNAAMLIVSRIVQGFGGGAAEAVATAMVKDMYSGRKRESVLAFVMAMVVVAPVAGAMILKVTTWDIIFWLLTGIGVLSFLLSLRLDETLEQRYSGSLVHSLGRLGVVIKNPGFSALLMVFSLIPLPLLAFIGVSAFIYITGTLLILAGSDAPVLFALGMLTATVAVSMLRPPTANLLLSQQDKDTGSAASLINFTALFIGSLGMFLISFEKVSGLISCLGLMQIVVGIVCGGLWLILRHRPIIRQPG
- the cas7c gene encoding type I-C CRISPR-associated protein Cas7/Csd2, whose product is MSLEHKIDFAVIFSVKNANPNGDPLNGNRPRVDYEGFGEISDVCLKRKIRNRLLADDQSIFVQSDDNKKDDSTSLRNRAESKEFGLGKDAFNSKKTKPEETAKLACQKWLDVRSFGQLFAFSGSKSDGVSIAIRGPVTLHSAFSVNPVSITSTQITKSVSGEGDGTKKSSDTMGMKHRVDRAVYVTYGAMSPQLAERTGFNDADAKTIKNVLPRLFEGDASSARPEGSMSVEKVIWWKHSNKSGQYSSAKVHRTLQTLQINSDGSFDEKGLKKALDGLTPEIINGF
- the cas2 gene encoding CRISPR-associated endonuclease Cas2, with the translated sequence MLVLVSYDVSIEGKGAKRLRRVAKACQNYGQRVQYSVFECVVDPAQWTVLRQNLIDEINPDIDSLRFYFLGSNWKRRVEHIGAKKSIDFDAPLIL
- a CDS encoding cytochrome c; this encodes MKKNNLFPIIFFIVFIMVGCTASLESYNRESCKSIPDDKLFNVLQNNCVSCHKKDFQTKLDICSRKTIIIDAVKNGRMPKYGSISENDKNTIIEWPTDKNE
- the cas4 gene encoding CRISPR-associated protein Cas4, with amino-acid sequence MTVYQEKEYLSLSALQHILFCPRQCALIHIEQLWEENLFTAQGRIMHERVDRGDQADKGKIRIEYGLPLKSARLGITGKADVVEFHRTDSSVQKWVPFPVEYKRGKPKKDLSDKVQLCAQAMCLEEMLNIDIPSGALFYGKTRRRLEVAFDEELRQKTKAAAEQLHAMFESGITPPPEYAKKCDTCSFLSQCMPKAIEKKRTVAAWLNRMVRKDITE
- the cas1c gene encoding type I-C CRISPR-associated endonuclease Cas1c — protein: MKKHLNTLFVTTQGAYLGKDGETVAVKIEQKTVLRIPIHTLDGIVCFGSVGCSPYLMGFCAEKDVTISFLSEYGKFLAMVKGPVSGNVLLRRKQFRMADKPDVSAQVAGFVLTGKIANCRTVIERSLRDHSEKMDRDAVKKVSRRLSMYIQKELQKDNLDSLRGIEGDAAHQYFSVFDELIFQHQEAFAFSGRNRRPPTDRINCLLSFVYTLLVHDVRSALESVGLDPAVGFLHRDRPGRPGLALDMMEEFRPFLADRLVLSMINRGQVKPEGFTIKESGAVHMDDETRKTVLTTYQKRKQESLVHPFLNEKIQIGTLFFIQALLLARFIRGDLDGYPPFIWK
- a CDS encoding IS3 family transposase (programmed frameshift) gives rise to the protein MRKNYTGKFKAKIAIQMIREQDTVAELSSKYEVHRSLLTRWKKEALEGLPGVFSTAKKKTENDNQKLIDELYKQIGQLKVENDWLKKKGDTSISDRRELIDRNHSGISINRQCELLKVSKGALYYKPKTLDSYTLSLMDLLDEQHTKTPFYGSRRLTAYLNSQGHLVNRKRVQRLMRLMRIEAIYPKPKTTRRNENHKIYPYLLKDIVIDKPNQVWSTDITYIRIGNGFMYLTAVMDWFSRYVLSWRLSNTMENTFCIEALEEALRFSTPGIFNTDQGSQFTSLKYLKILQDKNVKISMDSKGRALDNVFVERLWRTIKYEEIYLKDYRTMNEAYQSLKAFIRFYNQERLHQALGYKVPMAIYHAV